A single window of Vigna unguiculata cultivar IT97K-499-35 chromosome 1, ASM411807v1, whole genome shotgun sequence DNA harbors:
- the LOC114188690 gene encoding uncharacterized protein LOC114188690 → MANRRRRNTAGADDIAQAIHRMVDAMQPIAAPSRAVVAPTRPVSMEDFMKHWPTKFSGKVTLDEADAWIRECEKICRVLECTDEQKLLFVTFLLVADAEYWWQGMQQLIARHEREAEFLTLQQGTMIVEAYIKRFEYLARFYTPVVTED, encoded by the exons ATGGCtaacaggaggaggaggaacACCGCTGGAGCTGACGACATAGCTCAGGCGATCCATCGTATGGTGGACGCGATGCAGCCCATAGCAGCGCCATCCAGAGCTGTAGTGGCACCTACCAGGCCAGTATCTATGGAGGATTTCATGAAACATTGGCCGACCAAGTTCTCTGGCAAGGTCACTCTTGATGAGGCAGATGCCTGGATACGGGAGTGTGAGAAGATCTGTCGGGTGTTGGAATGCACGGATGAGCAGAAGTTGTTGTTTGTCACATTTCTCCTGGTGGCAGACGCGGAGtactggtggcaggggatgcagCAGTTGAT TGCGAGGCATGAGCGGGAAGCAGAGTTCCTCACGTTGCAGCAGGGAACCATGATTGTGGAGGCATACATTAAGAGGTTTGAGTACCTTGCACGTTTCTACACTCCGGTGGTCACTGAGGATTGA